In the Styela clava chromosome 8, kaStyClav1.hap1.2, whole genome shotgun sequence genome, one interval contains:
- the LOC120346012 gene encoding soluble guanylate cyclase gcy-31-like produces the protein MYGLVLESVADCVREKWGDTVWLTVVDQADIGWGGFMIHNVYSEVHIERVAKTLSKIIFLSENDIMFKFGAHFMTFVAGYGYDQVTKVLGRKLCDFINGLDNLHDYISNLYKEIKPPSFYVEKEDDEGLIFHYHTPRKYPAFVHYVRGMITSAAITYYEMANFSVTVVKEELLEGGMHAIYRVTYANNTLGIQGPWMPVLRKLRQETPLTVNSDVVFNSFPFSIIFSESMEVLSCGAGVVKSFPTLVGKKITDFFVLTKPFGISFNWDFMRHRPVNVLVEMTSTVALWAEYEEYLRSQEILDPANAPPPPNRNDSPPLKLRGTTAYLKSWNSVIFMCTPVFESLETMNDIGLYISDLSFQDSVQVLLAAGPQQNAELKIALDMEQAKNSKLEETLGELDNENKKTDALLFSMIPREIAERLKKGESPINIAETFPEVTVLFSDVVGFTNICSRITPMEVVAILNQIYTVFDILSERYDVFKVETIGDGYMAVSGAPVRTKMHAQHICDMALEMQAGIRHLKDPWTGASIRIRIGIHSGGVVAGVVGQKMIRYCLFGDTVNTASRMESCGEGCEIHISKTVRDRLMVTGSYKIEDRGMIYIKGKGQMRTYWLKGRDIIKRSNTTALGFAESLVSQTTGVSPSDQKKALKILHPVLDISPVLDVPVFPKSVPQEDVETTQHFPAMISKKNTSFETPTPINDRCIYDSENSMSFRQALKEIVDIQTKEMVAYQECHSVALSPNQPRKSKPRDKTHMLSSMRNSSRQSDIVKESEEEKQAYTYPEEIDITTKGHVETSAIKLSTHSGERKIFVDDAVNVRASPIPPVADDISPNHFVPESSSVIAPPCPTQFANSAIDILASRVRVETQHRRSKKSFGKEYKEVYPKKEGNKNSSHGYTTTKEIVDVHMSVPPNDGDKRNIEASELGKTRKTIRALNVLASKKSCLERKIDSNGHQMAPNGRAQPILVSSTKQTSSVSQRRGNRTELYSKYRNLPPLDDGSMVNRRSPKEMINIEHALPTQSSKIVLPPIEQKFAYEPAALQLRENITETRSDDESQRSEMCTIC, from the exons ATGTACGGATTAGTGTTAGAGAGTGTTGCCGACTGCGTTCGAGAAAAGTGGGGTGACACTGTTTGGCTGACAGTTGTGGACCAGGCCGACATTGGATGGGGAGGATTTATGATACACAAT GTCTACAGCGAAGTTCACATTGAAAGGGTGGCAAAAAcgttatcaaaaattatattcttgagCGAAAACGATATAATGTTCAAG tTTGGCGCACACTTCATGACCTTCGTCGCTGGGTACGGATATGATCAAGTAACTAAAGTACTAGGAAGAAAATTGTGTGATTTTATCAATGGACTCGATAATCTTCATGATTACATTAGTAACTTATACAAGGAAATAAAACCACCAAG CTTCTACGTTGAGAAAGAAGATGACGAAGGGCTAATTTTCCACTATCATACTCCACGAAAATATCCTGCCTTTGTTCATTATGTTCGTGGTATGATCACAAGTGCTGCAATAACGTATTATGAGATGGCTAACTTTTCAGTTACAGTAGTGAAAGAAGAGCTTCTGGAGGGTGGGATGCACGCAATATACAG AGTTACGTACGCCAACAACACTCTTGGAATCCAGGGGCCATGGATGCCAGTACTTCGAAAACTGAGACAAGAAACTCCACTCACGGTTAACAGTGACGTTGTTTTCAATTCGTTTCCGTTCTCTATTATTTTTAGTGAG agtATGGAAGTACTAAGTTGTGGAGCAGGAGTTGTGAAATCGTTTCCGACGTTAGTGGGAAAGAAAATAACCGATTTTTTTGTGCTTACCAAGCCATTTGGTATCTCTTTCAACTGGGATTTT atgaGACATCGACCAGTGAATGTTCTTGTTGAAATGACTTCAACCGTTGCTTTATGGGCGGAATACGAAGAATATTTGAGATCCCAAG aaattttggaCCCAGCGAATGCACCACCACCACCAAATAGAAACGACTCCCCTCCACTGAAACTGCGAGGTACAACTGCTTATCTTAAGAGTTGGAACTCTGTCATATTCATGTGTACACCCGT ATTTGAAAGTTTGGAAACGATGAATGATATAGGACTTTACATCAGCGATCTGAGTTTTCAAGATTCTGTTCAAGTGTTGCTTGCTGCTGGACCACAACAAAACGCCGAGTTGAAGATTGCTCTAGATATG gaacaagcaaagaactctAAATTAGAAGAGACGCTTGGGGAATTGGACAACGAAAACAAAAAGACGGACGCCCTGCTGTTTTCAATGATACCACGCGAAATTGCTGAACGATTAAAAAAGGGAGAAAGTCCGATCAACATTGCTGAG ACTTTTCCTGAAGTCACGGTACTATTCAGTGATGTTGTCGGATTCACCAATATTTGTAGTCGGATAACTCCAATGGAAGTTGTTGCAATTCTCAACCAGATCTATACTGTGTTTGACATATTGAGCGAGAG gtATGACGTGTTCAAGGTTGAGACAATTGGCGACGGTTATATGGCTGTATCTGGAGCCCCAGTAAGAACGAAAATGCATGCACAGCATATTTGTGACATGGCACTGGAAATGCAAGCCGGCATTCGTCATCTGAAAGATCCGTGGACCGGTGCTTCAATACGCATAAGAATAG GTATTCATTCAGGTGGAGTTGTTGCTGGTGTTGTTGGACAGAAGATGATTCGATATTGCTTGTTCGGAGACACCGTAAATACCGCATCGCGAATGGAGAGTTGTGGGGAAGGGTGTGAGATACACATTAGCAAAACGGTTCGAGACAGGCTGATGGTTACAGGATCCTACAAAATTGAAGATCGAGGAATGATATACATAAAG GGAAAAGGACAGATGCGAACTTACTGGCTGAAAGGAAGAGACATAATTAAACGAAGCAACACTACTGCGCTTGG CTTCGCGGAAAGTCTGGTTTCTCAAACAACGGGGGTGAGCCCTAGTGATCAGAAGAAAGCACTGAAGATTCTTCATCCTGTTTTGGACATATCCCCAGTTTTGGATGTTCCAGTATTTCCTAAATCCGTTCCACAGGAGGACGTGGAAACTACCCAACATTTCCCTGCAATGATTTCTAAAAAGAATACTTCATTTGAAACTCCAACACCTATAAACGATAGATGTATTTATGACTCCGAGAATTCAATG AGTTTCAGACAAGCGTTGAAAGAAATTGTAGACATACAAACGAAAGAAATGGTTGCTTATCAAGAATGTCACTCTGTCGCTCTCAGCCCGAACCAACCACGCAAGAGTAAACCGAGAGACAAAACTCACATGCTCAGTT CCATGAGAAATTCTTCGAGACAATCGGATATAGTGAAAGAAAGCGAAGAAGAAAAACAAGCTTATACCTATCCTGAGGAAATTGACATTACAACTAAGG GACACGTTGAGACAAGTGCCATCAAGTTGTCAACGCATTCAGGAGAGCGAAAAATTTTTGTGGACGATGCGGTCAATGTTCGTGCTTCTCCCATCCCGCCG GTAGCCGATGATATTTCTCCAAACCACTTTGTTCCGGAGTCTTCTTCTGTTATTGCACCACCATGCCCGACACAATTTGCTAATAGCGCCATTGACATTCTCGCATCAAGAGTTCGTGTTGAAACCCAACACAGAAGATCTAAGAAATCTTTTGGAAAGGAGTACAAGGAAGTATACCCAAAAAAAGAAGGGAATAAAAATAGCTCACATGGATACACGACAACAAAAGAAATCGTCGACGTGCATATGTCAGTCCCCCCCAATGATGGCGATAAGCGTAACATTGAGGCTTCTGAACTTGGAAAAACGAGAAAGACTATCCGCGCTTTGAACGTTTTGGCTTCTAAAAAATCATGCTTGGAAAGAAAAATAGATTCCAATGGACATCAAATGGCACCGAATGGACGAGCTCAGCCAATTCTTGTCAGCAGTACAAAGCAAACCTCTTCTGTGTCTCAACGACGAGGAAATCGTACGGAGCTCTACTCAAAATACAGAAATCTACCTCCATTAGATGACGGAAGCATGGTAAATCGTCGTTCACCAAAAGAGATGATCAATATTGAGCATGCATTACCAACCCAAAGCAGTAAAATCGTTCTGCCTCCAATAGAACAAAAGTTCGCCTATGAACCTGCTGCATTGCAACTTAGAGAAAACATCACGGAAACGCGTTCGGATGATGAGTCTCAACGATCTGAAATGTGTACCATCTGCTAA